In a single window of the Serratia quinivorans genome:
- the yggR gene encoding Type II secretory pathway, ATPase PulE/Tfp pilus assembly pathway, ATPase PilB: MDIDEFVALSVKHNASDLHLCTGHRPMLRIDGELQPLEGAEILSEARMQLLCNGVLQPLQRQQLQQQGQLDLALSLLGDIRLRANFFLQNLGVSVALRLIAGQCPTLAALAAPDIIPALVRREDGLILVTGATGSGKSTTLAAMIDDINQHQRRHILTLEDPIEFIHRSRQCLIQQRELGRDSHSFDDALRAALREDPDVILLGELRDTATIRLALTAAETGHLVLATLHTRSAPQAVDRLVDVFPAEEKPYVRAQLAGSLQAVIAQKLLSRPGGGRVAIFEVLTATAAVSSMIREGKTHQLANVLQTGGQSGMQTFEQGLQQRISAGLLGGGQDTQNRD; this comes from the coding sequence ATGGATATCGATGAATTCGTGGCCCTTAGTGTAAAGCATAATGCTTCCGATCTGCACCTTTGTACCGGTCATCGGCCGATGTTGCGCATAGATGGTGAACTTCAGCCGCTGGAAGGGGCGGAAATACTGAGCGAAGCCAGAATGCAACTGCTGTGCAACGGCGTGCTGCAGCCGTTACAACGACAGCAGTTACAACAACAAGGGCAGTTGGATCTGGCGCTTTCGCTGCTGGGTGATATCCGGCTGCGCGCCAATTTTTTTCTGCAAAACCTGGGCGTATCCGTTGCATTGCGGCTGATAGCGGGCCAATGTCCGACTCTGGCAGCATTGGCGGCGCCAGATATTATCCCTGCGTTGGTGCGACGTGAAGACGGCCTGATCCTGGTGACCGGCGCGACCGGCAGCGGTAAATCCACTACCTTGGCGGCGATGATTGACGACATCAATCAGCACCAGCGGCGGCATATCCTCACGTTGGAAGATCCGATTGAGTTTATCCACCGCAGCAGGCAGTGTTTGATTCAGCAGCGGGAGTTGGGGCGCGACAGCCACAGTTTTGACGACGCATTGCGTGCCGCACTGCGTGAGGATCCGGATGTGATCCTGTTGGGGGAGTTGCGCGATACCGCTACCATCCGCCTTGCTCTGACCGCTGCAGAAACCGGCCACCTGGTACTGGCCACGCTGCATACCCGCAGTGCGCCGCAGGCGGTGGATCGGCTGGTGGATGTTTTTCCGGCGGAAGAAAAGCCCTATGTACGCGCCCAACTGGCCGGGAGCCTGCAGGCGGTGATTGCACAAAAGCTGTTAAGTCGGCCCGGAGGCGGCAGGGTGGCGATTTTTGAGGTGCTGACGGCAACGGCGGCGGTCAGCAGCATGATCCGTGAAGGCAAAACCCATCAGTTGGCCAACGTGTTGCAAACCGGCGGGCAGTCCGGCATGCAGACCTTTGAACAGGGCCTGCAGCAGCGGATCAGCGCCGGCTTACTTGGTGGAGGGCAAGACACTCAGAATAGGGATTAA
- the yqgE gene encoding Uncharacterized ACR, COG1678 → MNLQHHFLIAMPSLQDPRFKRSVIYVCEHNEDGAMGLVINKPVEQFTVETVLSKLKIMPQARDPAISLDKPVFAGGPLADDRGFILHTPRKGFGSSIQISPDTMITTSKDVLETLGTPEQPDDVLVALGYAGWEKGQLEQEVLENAWLTIEADTDILFHTPIASRWREAANRLGIDICSIANHAGHA, encoded by the coding sequence ATGAATTTACAGCACCATTTTCTTATCGCTATGCCATCACTTCAGGATCCTCGCTTCAAACGCTCGGTGATTTACGTCTGCGAGCACAATGAAGACGGCGCCATGGGCCTGGTGATCAATAAACCGGTGGAGCAGTTCACGGTGGAAACGGTGCTGAGCAAACTGAAGATCATGCCACAGGCGCGTGATCCGGCGATCAGCCTCGATAAACCGGTGTTTGCCGGTGGCCCGTTAGCAGACGATCGCGGTTTTATCCTGCATACGCCGCGCAAGGGTTTCGGCTCCAGCATTCAGATCTCGCCGGATACCATGATAACCACCTCGAAAGACGTGCTGGAAACGCTGGGCACCCCAGAGCAGCCGGATGACGTGCTGGTCGCGCTCGGTTATGCCGGTTGGGAAAAGGGCCAGTTAGAACAGGAAGTGCTGGAAAACGCCTGGCTGACCATTGAAGCCGACACCGACATTCTGTTCCATACGCCAATCGCCAGCCGCTGGCGTGAAGCCGCCAACCGCCTGGGCATCGACATCTGCAGCATTGCCAACCACGCAGGACACGCCTGA
- a CDS encoding SprT-like family translates to MRCLREKLQLARQHFSVEFPEPKILYQQRGTSAGTAWLQAWEIRLNPVLLMENQQPFIDEVVPHELAHLLVFRQFGRVPPHGNEWRWMMESVLQVPASRTHQFEIASVQSKTYPYRCGCQLHQLTVRRHNRVMRGESEYRCRQCGDKLKFFAGEPV, encoded by the coding sequence ATGCGCTGTCTGCGAGAAAAACTGCAGCTGGCCCGTCAGCATTTTTCCGTCGAGTTCCCTGAGCCAAAAATCCTTTACCAGCAACGCGGAACCAGCGCGGGCACCGCCTGGCTGCAAGCCTGGGAAATCCGGCTGAATCCGGTGTTGCTGATGGAAAATCAGCAGCCGTTTATCGATGAAGTGGTACCGCATGAACTGGCGCACCTGCTGGTATTTCGCCAGTTTGGCCGCGTGCCACCACACGGCAACGAATGGCGCTGGATGATGGAAAGCGTATTACAGGTACCAGCCAGCCGTACCCATCAGTTTGAGATTGCCTCGGTGCAGAGCAAAACCTATCCCTACCGCTGCGGTTGCCAACTGCACCAGCTTACCGTGCGCCGCCACAATCGGGTGATGCGCGGAGAAAGTGAATATCGCTGCCGTCAGTGTGGCGACAAACTGAAATTTTTCGCCGGCGAGCCTGTTTAG
- the rob_5 gene encoding Right origin-binding protein: METQENHIRELLVWIEDNLTNPLSLDIVSAKSGYSKWYLQRMFKTQTGLSLASYIRARRLYLAAFALRFTQKTILDISIEYQFDNQQTFSRCFKKHFAESPSVYRHARKQDFSHLVRSLSANHPGDIQVDRIKVAKGQYAIKGKSYAYHLDIADLDKSHLHIRSKIREQFYHSVASRPALTYALTQFIPDGEQVRVEYALGVAEDCPTSDAAGLEPWPEIHGDYCRFCYSGKPVALHDHVVQIYTQALPELGLARRVGPDLTMFNYSLNEREELQLELQHLVPVTPIG, from the coding sequence ATGGAAACGCAAGAAAATCATATCAGGGAACTACTGGTCTGGATTGAAGACAACCTGACCAACCCGCTATCATTGGATATCGTTTCTGCCAAATCAGGCTACTCGAAATGGTATCTGCAGCGAATGTTCAAGACGCAGACCGGTCTGTCGCTGGCCTCCTATATTCGCGCCCGCCGTTTGTATCTCGCCGCTTTCGCCTTGCGCTTTACGCAAAAAACCATTCTTGATATTTCCATTGAATATCAATTTGATAACCAGCAAACCTTTTCCCGCTGCTTCAAAAAGCACTTTGCCGAATCTCCCAGCGTCTATCGTCATGCCCGCAAGCAGGACTTCAGTCATCTGGTTCGTTCGCTGTCAGCCAACCATCCTGGTGATATTCAGGTTGACCGCATCAAGGTGGCCAAAGGGCAGTATGCGATCAAGGGGAAAAGTTACGCTTACCACCTCGATATTGCCGATTTGGATAAGTCGCATTTGCACATTCGCAGCAAAATCAGAGAGCAGTTCTATCACTCGGTGGCCAGCCGGCCGGCGTTGACCTATGCATTGACCCAGTTTATTCCTGATGGAGAGCAGGTCAGAGTGGAATATGCGCTTGGCGTTGCCGAGGACTGCCCGACCAGTGATGCCGCCGGGCTTGAGCCATGGCCGGAAATTCACGGCGATTATTGCCGCTTTTGTTACTCCGGCAAGCCGGTGGCCTTGCACGACCATGTGGTGCAGATTTACACCCAGGCACTACCGGAATTGGGCCTGGCCCGCAGAGTAGGGCCAGACCTGACGATGTTCAACTATTCGCTGAACGAGCGGGAGGAGTTGCAGCTTGAGCTCCAGCATCTGGTGCCAGTGACTCCAATTGGTTGA
- a CDS encoding xanthine dehydrogenase accessory protein XdhC has product MQHLDITVVNQAISWLKQQPVWLCTVLNTYGSSPRSPGALLVATLDGHYCGSLSGGCVEEDFLRRVAAGEYQAASQVIRYGEGGLEPNVALPCGGVLEVLIESLPAGDDSIAYLTKIAGALNGHHALVKRLTLPDACTCLTLTDFASATQVERRGPQVTLHIAAAPRLLIAGLSSVALYCADFASSLGFEVLVCENRPEALDNFAPQLRGNVTLLRQFPAKFIEDGGCHANTAIVALTHDPRMDDLTLMEAIHTPAFYIGAMGSLRNSARRRQRLQQIAEFSPQELERIHAPIGLPLGSKTPAEIALAVMADIVQQKNRTTAVRSVNQLESLAPDAGAQAATPPARSANS; this is encoded by the coding sequence ATGCAACATCTCGATATCACCGTGGTCAACCAGGCGATAAGCTGGCTGAAGCAACAGCCGGTGTGGCTATGCACCGTACTGAACACCTACGGCTCCTCACCGCGATCGCCGGGGGCGCTGCTGGTGGCCACCCTGGATGGGCATTACTGTGGTTCGCTGTCGGGTGGCTGCGTGGAAGAGGATTTTCTGCGGCGCGTGGCGGCCGGGGAATATCAGGCGGCCAGCCAGGTGATCCGTTATGGTGAAGGGGGTCTGGAGCCGAATGTAGCACTGCCGTGCGGCGGCGTATTGGAAGTGCTGATCGAATCCCTGCCAGCCGGTGACGACAGTATTGCCTATCTGACAAAAATTGCCGGTGCACTGAACGGACACCACGCGCTGGTCAAACGCCTGACCTTGCCCGATGCCTGTACCTGCCTGACATTGACCGATTTCGCCAGCGCCACCCAGGTGGAACGTCGTGGTCCGCAGGTCACTTTGCATATCGCCGCGGCACCGCGTTTGTTGATCGCCGGGCTGTCCAGCGTAGCGCTGTACTGCGCCGACTTCGCCAGCTCACTGGGCTTTGAAGTGTTGGTTTGTGAGAATCGGCCGGAGGCGCTGGATAATTTCGCCCCTCAGCTCAGAGGCAACGTCACATTGTTGCGCCAGTTCCCGGCCAAGTTTATTGAAGACGGCGGCTGCCACGCCAATACGGCGATTGTGGCGCTGACCCACGATCCGCGCATGGACGATTTGACGCTGATGGAAGCGATCCACACCCCGGCATTTTACATCGGTGCCATGGGGTCATTGCGCAACAGCGCGCGCCGCCGCCAGCGTCTGCAGCAAATTGCCGAATTCAGCCCACAGGAACTGGAACGTATTCATGCCCCGATCGGGTTGCCACTCGGCAGTAAAACCCCGGCGGAAATCGCGCTGGCGGTAATGGCGGATATCGTGCAGCAGAAAAACCGCACTACCGCGGTCCGATCGGTCAACCAATTGGAGTCACTGGCACCAGATGCTGGAGCTCAAGCTGCAACTCCTCCCGCTCGTTCAGCGAATAGTTGA
- the proC gene encoding Pyrroline-5-carboxylate reductase, with translation MQHRKITFIGAGNMARAIIAGLVAGGYPAKSISVCAPSAKNRDALAADYGIVSSSDNLACTQAADVVVLAVKPQMMADVCQPLREGVDFSAKLVLSIAAGIQVSRFYQLLGDKLNIVRIMPNTPSLVGKGMSGLYAPQQVSQQDRDYTSDLMASVGKVCWVEDENGINSVIAAAGSAPAYFFLFMEAMQQEAERMGFDSQTARNLVQQAASGAAALVEANPDTPLSTLREQVTSKGGTTAEALRVFNEQQLPATVAKAMQAAVSRAQEMEKSF, from the coding sequence ATGCAGCATCGCAAGATCACCTTTATTGGCGCCGGCAACATGGCGCGCGCTATCATCGCCGGCCTGGTGGCGGGCGGTTATCCGGCCAAATCCATTAGCGTCTGTGCACCTTCGGCTAAAAACCGTGATGCGCTGGCGGCGGACTACGGCATCGTCAGCAGCAGCGACAATCTGGCCTGCACACAAGCCGCCGATGTCGTGGTGCTGGCAGTCAAACCGCAAATGATGGCCGACGTCTGCCAGCCGTTGCGCGAAGGAGTGGATTTCAGCGCCAAGCTGGTTCTGTCGATCGCCGCCGGTATCCAGGTCAGCCGTTTTTATCAACTGCTGGGTGACAAGCTGAACATCGTGCGCATCATGCCCAATACCCCATCGCTGGTGGGCAAAGGCATGAGCGGCCTGTATGCGCCGCAGCAGGTCAGCCAACAGGACCGCGACTACACCAGCGATTTGATGGCATCAGTCGGCAAGGTGTGTTGGGTGGAAGATGAAAACGGCATTAATAGCGTGATCGCCGCAGCAGGCAGCGCACCGGCTTATTTCTTCCTGTTTATGGAAGCCATGCAACAGGAAGCCGAACGTATGGGCTTCGACAGCCAGACCGCCCGTAATCTGGTGCAGCAGGCGGCCTCCGGCGCGGCTGCGCTGGTGGAAGCCAACCCGGATACGCCATTGTCGACCTTGCGTGAGCAGGTCACCTCCAAAGGCGGCACCACCGCCGAAGCACTGCGCGTTTTCAACGAGCAACAGCTGCCGGCAACCGTGGCCAAAGCCATGCAGGCGGCAGTATCCCGCGCGCAGGAAATGGAAAAATCATTTTAA
- the yggS gene encoding Predicted enzyme with a TIM-barrel fold → MSTIQQNLQDVRNRIAAAAQGCARAPEEVTLLAVSKTKPVAAIAEAIAAGQRAFGENYVQEGVDKVQHFAALPEGATLDWHFIGPLQSNKSRLVAENFAWCHTVDRLRIASRLNDQRPADMPPLNVLIQINISDEQSKSGIVLAELPALAEAVAALPNLRLRGLMAIPAPQEDYQSQLAVFGQMRDAFLALQQQYPQVDTLSMGMTDDMTAAIAAGSTMVRIGTAIFGARDYSQA, encoded by the coding sequence ATGAGCACTATCCAACAGAATCTGCAGGATGTCAGAAACCGCATTGCCGCGGCCGCTCAAGGCTGCGCACGCGCTCCAGAAGAAGTTACGCTGCTTGCAGTAAGCAAAACCAAACCTGTGGCGGCGATAGCAGAAGCCATCGCGGCGGGCCAGCGCGCCTTCGGCGAGAACTATGTTCAGGAAGGGGTGGATAAGGTTCAGCATTTCGCCGCGCTGCCGGAAGGCGCAACGCTGGATTGGCACTTTATCGGCCCGTTGCAATCCAACAAGAGCCGACTGGTGGCAGAGAACTTCGCCTGGTGTCACACCGTCGATCGGCTGCGTATCGCCTCGCGCCTGAATGACCAGCGCCCGGCGGACATGCCGCCGCTTAACGTTCTGATCCAAATAAATATCAGCGATGAGCAGAGTAAGTCTGGCATTGTACTGGCTGAATTGCCGGCGCTGGCGGAGGCGGTTGCCGCCCTGCCTAACCTCAGACTGCGCGGGCTGATGGCTATTCCAGCCCCGCAGGAGGATTATCAGAGCCAGTTGGCGGTATTCGGCCAAATGCGCGACGCCTTTCTGGCCCTGCAGCAGCAATATCCGCAGGTAGACACCCTGTCGATGGGCATGACCGATGATATGACGGCGGCAATTGCCGCAGGCAGCACCATGGTGCGTATTGGCACCGCCATTTTTGGCGCCCGTGATTATTCACAGGCCTAA
- the endA gene encoding Endonuclease-1 precursor, translating to MLRKILFMVVLTAGAVQAHGINNFSQAKAAAAKINQDAPGSFYCGCRIDWQGKKGIPDLNSCGYQARKNAQRAQRIEWEHVVPAWQFGHQLQCWQQGGRKNCNKDAGYRQIETDLHNLQPAIGEVNGDRNNFMYSQWKGGEGQYGQCPMKVDFKNKQAEPPARARGTIARTYFYMRDRYQLRLSRQQTQLFEVWDRQYPVNQWECLREARIAKVQGNHNPYVQQACQQRKG from the coding sequence ATGCTTCGCAAAATTTTATTTATGGTGGTTCTCACTGCCGGTGCCGTACAGGCGCACGGCATCAACAACTTTTCTCAGGCCAAGGCGGCGGCTGCCAAAATCAATCAGGACGCCCCCGGCTCCTTCTACTGCGGCTGCCGGATAGACTGGCAGGGTAAAAAAGGTATCCCCGATCTAAACAGTTGTGGCTACCAGGCGCGTAAAAACGCCCAACGTGCGCAACGTATCGAATGGGAACACGTGGTACCGGCCTGGCAATTCGGTCACCAATTACAGTGCTGGCAACAGGGCGGGCGCAAAAACTGCAATAAAGACGCCGGTTACCGCCAAATCGAAACCGATTTGCACAATCTGCAGCCGGCGATAGGTGAAGTGAACGGCGATCGTAATAACTTTATGTACAGCCAATGGAAAGGCGGCGAGGGCCAGTACGGCCAGTGCCCGATGAAAGTGGACTTCAAAAATAAGCAGGCCGAACCGCCTGCCCGCGCCCGCGGTACGATCGCCCGCACCTACTTCTATATGCGCGACCGTTATCAACTGCGGCTTTCACGCCAGCAGACCCAGCTTTTTGAAGTATGGGATCGCCAATACCCGGTCAACCAATGGGAATGCCTGCGCGAAGCACGCATCGCTAAGGTACAGGGTAACCATAATCCTTATGTTCAGCAGGCTTGCCAGCAACGAAAGGGCTAA
- the fumA gene encoding Fumarate hydratase class I, aerobic — protein MSNKPFHYQDPFPLKKDDTEYYLLSRDHVSVSEFEGQEVLKVAPEALTLLAQHAFHDASFMLRPAHQQQVADILKDPDASENDKYVALQFLRNSEIAAKGILPTCQDTGTAIIVGKKGQRVWTGGGDEAALSRGVYNTFIEDNLRYSQNAALDMYNEVNTGSNLPAQIDLYSVDGEEYKFLCIAKGGGSANKTYLYQETKALLSPGKLKDYLVEKMRTLGTAACPPYHVAFVIGGTSAEATLKTVKLASTKYYDGLPTEGNEHGQAFRDVALEEELLKEAQNLGLGAQFGGKYFAHDIRVVRLPRHGASCPVGMGVSCSADRNIKGKINRDGIWLEKLEHNPGKFIPQELRQAGEGEAVKIDLNRPMADILKQLSQFPVSTRLSLSGTIIVGRDIAHAKLKERLDNGEGLPQYVKDHPIYYAGPAKTPDGYASGSLGPTTAGRMDSYVDLLQSHGGSMIMLAKGNRSQQVTDACHKHGGFYLGSIGGPAAVLAQQSIKSLTCVEYPELGMEAIWKIEVEDFPAFILVDDKGNDFFQKIQAGQCSRCVK, from the coding sequence ATGTCGAATAAACCGTTCCATTATCAAGATCCGTTCCCACTGAAGAAAGACGATACTGAATACTATCTGTTGAGCCGTGACCACGTTTCCGTGAGTGAGTTTGAAGGCCAGGAAGTGCTGAAAGTAGCCCCCGAAGCGTTAACCCTCCTTGCTCAACATGCATTCCATGACGCCTCATTCATGCTGCGCCCGGCGCATCAGCAGCAGGTGGCCGATATCCTTAAGGATCCGGACGCCAGCGAAAACGACAAGTACGTTGCGCTGCAATTTTTACGTAACTCAGAAATCGCCGCCAAGGGTATTTTACCGACCTGTCAGGATACCGGGACCGCCATCATCGTCGGCAAAAAAGGCCAGCGTGTCTGGACCGGCGGCGGTGACGAAGCGGCATTGTCGCGTGGGGTGTACAACACCTTTATCGAAGACAACCTGCGCTATTCGCAAAACGCCGCGCTGGATATGTACAACGAGGTCAACACCGGCAGCAACCTGCCGGCGCAGATCGACCTCTACAGCGTTGACGGTGAAGAATACAAGTTCCTGTGTATCGCCAAGGGCGGTGGTTCAGCCAATAAGACCTATCTTTACCAGGAAACCAAGGCGCTGCTGTCCCCAGGCAAGCTGAAGGATTATCTGGTCGAGAAAATGCGTACGTTGGGTACCGCGGCCTGCCCGCCTTACCACGTGGCATTCGTTATCGGTGGTACCTCGGCCGAAGCGACGTTGAAAACCGTCAAGCTGGCCTCGACCAAGTACTATGACGGCCTGCCGACCGAAGGCAATGAGCACGGTCAGGCATTCCGCGACGTAGCGCTGGAAGAAGAGTTACTCAAAGAAGCGCAGAATTTGGGGTTGGGCGCGCAGTTTGGCGGCAAATACTTTGCGCACGACATTCGCGTGGTGCGTCTGCCGCGCCATGGTGCTTCCTGTCCGGTAGGCATGGGCGTTTCCTGCTCCGCTGACCGTAACATCAAGGGCAAGATTAACCGTGACGGCATCTGGCTGGAGAAGCTGGAGCACAATCCGGGCAAGTTTATTCCGCAAGAACTGCGTCAGGCGGGGGAAGGCGAAGCCGTCAAGATTGACCTCAACCGCCCAATGGCCGATATCCTCAAGCAGCTGTCGCAATTCCCGGTGTCTACCCGTTTGTCGCTGAGTGGCACCATCATCGTGGGGCGCGACATTGCCCACGCCAAGCTGAAAGAGCGGCTGGACAACGGCGAAGGTCTGCCGCAGTACGTTAAGGATCATCCGATTTACTACGCCGGCCCGGCCAAAACGCCGGACGGTTACGCTTCAGGTTCTCTGGGGCCAACCACCGCCGGGCGTATGGACTCTTACGTTGACCTGCTGCAGTCCCACGGCGGCAGTATGATCATGCTGGCGAAAGGCAACCGCAGCCAGCAAGTGACCGACGCCTGCCACAAACACGGCGGTTTTTACCTCGGCAGTATTGGTGGCCCGGCGGCGGTGCTGGCGCAACAAAGCATCAAAAGCCTGACCTGCGTCGAATACCCTGAACTGGGGATGGAAGCCATCTGGAAAATCGAAGTGGAAGATTTCCCGGCGTTTATTCTGGTGGATGATAAAGGCAATGACTTCTTCCAGAAGATCCAGGCCGGTCAGTGTTCACGCTGTGTGAAATAA
- the gshB gene encoding Glutathione synthetase, with product MIKLGIVMDPIASINIKKDTSFAMLLEAQRRGWELHYMEMDDLYLHAGDGRARTRLLSVKEDKESWFSFGSEQDLALQDLDVILMRKDPPFDTEYIYATYILERAEVKGTLVVNKPQSLRDCNEKLFTAWFPELTPDTLVSRSAAHIRKFHQQHGDIILKPLDGMGGASIFRVKQDDPNLSVIIETLTEHGSRFCMAQNFIPAIKEGDKRILVVDGEPVPYCLARIPAQGETRGNLAAGGRGEARPLSESDWKIARAVAPTLKEKGLIFVGLDVIGDRLTEINVTSPTCAREIEAAFPVSITGMLMDAIEKRLAAK from the coding sequence ATGATTAAGCTCGGCATCGTGATGGACCCTATCGCCTCCATCAATATCAAGAAAGACACCAGCTTCGCCATGCTGCTTGAAGCGCAGCGCCGTGGCTGGGAACTGCACTATATGGAGATGGACGATCTCTATCTGCACGCCGGTGACGGCCGCGCCCGCACCCGCCTGCTGAGCGTGAAAGAAGATAAAGAGAGCTGGTTCAGCTTTGGCAGCGAGCAGGATCTGGCGCTGCAGGATCTGGACGTGATCCTGATGCGTAAAGATCCGCCGTTCGATACCGAATACATCTACGCGACCTATATTCTCGAGCGCGCAGAGGTCAAGGGCACGCTGGTGGTCAACAAGCCGCAGAGCCTGCGTGACTGCAACGAAAAGCTGTTCACCGCCTGGTTCCCGGAACTGACGCCGGACACTTTGGTCAGCCGCAGTGCGGCGCACATCCGTAAATTCCACCAGCAGCATGGCGACATCATCCTCAAGCCGCTGGACGGCATGGGCGGCGCGTCGATTTTCCGCGTGAAGCAGGATGACCCTAACCTGTCGGTGATTATCGAAACCCTGACCGAACACGGCAGTCGTTTCTGCATGGCGCAGAACTTCATTCCGGCGATCAAGGAAGGCGATAAGCGCATTCTGGTGGTGGACGGTGAGCCGGTGCCTTACTGCCTGGCGCGTATTCCGGCCCAGGGTGAAACCCGTGGTAACCTGGCGGCCGGTGGCCGGGGCGAAGCGCGTCCGCTCAGCGAAAGCGACTGGAAAATTGCGCGCGCGGTAGCGCCGACGCTGAAAGAAAAAGGGCTGATTTTCGTTGGCCTGGACGTGATTGGCGATCGACTGACCGAAATCAACGTCACCAGCCCAACCTGTGCACGCGAAATCGAAGCGGCCTTCCCGGTGTCTATCACCGGTATGCTGATGGACGCGATCGAAAAGCGTCTGGCGGCGAAGTAA
- the yqgF gene encoding Putative Holliday junction resolvase, with product MTNRTIIAFDFGTKSIGAAIGQELTGSARALAAFKAQDGSPDWQKIEKLLKEWQPDLVVVGLPLNMDGTEQLVTEQARKFANRLHGRFGVQIALHDERLSTVEARANLFDRGGFRALDKGSVDSASAVVILESWFERQLG from the coding sequence ATGACCAACCGCACCATTATCGCCTTCGACTTCGGCACCAAGAGCATTGGCGCCGCCATTGGGCAGGAACTGACGGGCAGCGCCCGCGCGCTGGCCGCCTTCAAAGCACAGGACGGTTCACCGGACTGGCAAAAGATCGAAAAGCTGCTCAAAGAGTGGCAGCCGGATCTGGTGGTGGTCGGCCTGCCGCTGAACATGGACGGCACAGAACAATTGGTGACCGAACAAGCACGCAAGTTCGCCAACCGCCTGCACGGCCGTTTTGGCGTACAGATAGCGCTGCATGATGAGCGCCTGAGTACCGTCGAAGCCCGCGCCAACCTGTTCGACCGTGGCGGCTTCCGCGCGTTGGACAAGGGCAGCGTGGACTCCGCCTCGGCGGTGGTTATTCTGGAAAGCTGGTTTGAGCGGCAGCTGGGTTAA
- the rsmE gene encoding Ribosomal RNA small subunit methyltransferase E, producing the protein MRIPRIYHPQPLIDHAEIFLSEDAANHIGRVLRMNAGQALQLFDGSNQVFDAVIAQVDKKSVQVQLSAGQLEDRESPLNLHLGQVISRGEKMEFTIQKSIELGVNVITPLFSERCGVALSGERLAKKIQQWQKIAIAACEQCGRNRIPEIREAMQLEAWCAEQDGSLKLNLHPRASHSINTLPLPVEHVRLLIGPEGGLSTGEIAMTTGHGFTDILLGPRVLRTETTALTAITALQVRFGDLG; encoded by the coding sequence ATGCGCATACCTCGCATTTATCACCCGCAGCCGTTAATCGACCATGCGGAAATCTTCTTAAGCGAAGACGCCGCCAACCATATCGGGCGTGTACTGCGCATGAACGCCGGCCAGGCGCTGCAGTTATTCGACGGCAGCAATCAGGTGTTTGACGCCGTGATCGCCCAGGTCGACAAGAAAAGCGTGCAGGTGCAGCTGAGCGCCGGCCAGCTGGAAGACCGTGAATCACCGCTCAATCTGCATCTGGGTCAGGTAATTTCTCGCGGTGAGAAGATGGAGTTCACCATTCAGAAATCCATCGAGCTGGGGGTTAACGTCATTACCCCGCTGTTTTCCGAGCGCTGCGGCGTTGCGCTTTCCGGCGAACGCCTGGCGAAAAAAATTCAGCAGTGGCAGAAGATTGCCATCGCCGCCTGCGAACAGTGCGGCCGCAACCGCATCCCGGAAATCCGCGAGGCCATGCAGCTGGAAGCCTGGTGTGCCGAGCAGGATGGCAGCCTTAAGCTTAACCTGCACCCGCGCGCCAGCCATAGCATCAACACCCTGCCGCTGCCGGTGGAACATGTCCGGTTGCTGATTGGGCCGGAAGGCGGTTTATCTACAGGCGAAATTGCGATGACCACAGGCCACGGATTTACTGATATCCTGCTGGGGCCACGCGTTCTGCGTACAGAAACCACAGCGCTCACCGCAATTACCGCTTTGCAGGTACGTTTCGGCGATCTGGGTTAA